A stretch of the Papaver somniferum cultivar HN1 chromosome 6, ASM357369v1, whole genome shotgun sequence genome encodes the following:
- the LOC113288003 gene encoding endoglucanase 11-like: MVEKTQCRCLISSTKVWVSLVFLVSFSCLSKAFDYKDALKKSVLYFESQRSGRLPYNQRVRWRDHSGLTDGLEQGVDLVGGYYDAGDHVKFGLPVAFTVTMLSWSVIEYGEQIANSSEYEHVLEAIKWGTDYFIKAHTYPNVFWAEVGDGDTDHYCWQRPEDMTTSRQAYKIDENNPGSDLAGETAAAMAAASIVFRKSNPHYSHLLLHHAQQLFEFGDKYRGAYDRSVQVVKSYYPSVSSYKDELLWGALWLYKATDNMNYFKYIINNSHEFGGTGWAITEFSWDVKYAGIQILASKLLMDGIHEDRHTQNILEQYRSKAEHYLCSCLGRNNDSNVEVTPGGLLFIRKWNNMQYVSTSAFLLTVYSDYLKNATQKLNCNGEMVKHQDLFAFAKSQVDYILGSNPMGMSYLVGFGPRYPRRVHHRAASIVAYKRSKGFIGCTQGYDYWYSRNEPNPNEVIGALVGGPDSHDNFNDHRGNYMQTEACTYNTAPLVGIFAKLHQLHEGKNTSQYSSFASS; the protein is encoded by the exons ATGGTAGAGAAAACCCAATGCAGATGTCTAATTAGCTCAACAAAAGTATGGGTTTCTTTGGTTTTCCTTGTTTCATTCTCTTGTCTATCCAAGGCTTTTGATTACAAGGATGCTTTGAAAAAGAGTGTTCTGTATTTCGAGTCACAACGATCCGGTCGATTGCCGTATAATCAACGGGTACGCTGGAGAGATCATTCTGGACTTACTGATGGATTGGAACAAGGG GTTGATTTAGTTGGAGGATATTATGATGCTGGCGATCATGTAAAATTTGGTTTACCCGTGGCTTTCACTGTCACAATGCTTTCATGGAGTGTAATTGAGTATGGTGAACAAATCGCCAACTCCAGTGAATATGAACACGTACTTGAAGCCATCAAATGGGGAACAGATTATTTCATTAAAGCTCATACTTACCCGAACGTATTTTGGGCTGAG GTTGGAGATGGTGACACCGATCATTATTGTTGGCAACGACCGGAAGATATGACAACATCTAGACAAGCTTATAAAATCGACGAAAATAACCCGGGATCAGATCTTGCTGGAGAGACTGCAGCAGCAATGGCAGCAGCTTCTATCGTCTTTAGGAAGTCTAACCCACATTACTCTCACTTGCTCTTACATCATGCTCAACAA ttgtttGAATTTGGAGACAAGTATAGAGGAGCATATGATAGAAGTGTACAAGTGGTGAAAAGTTACTATCCATCAGTGAGCAGTTATAAAGATGAATTGTTATGGGGTGCTTTGTGGTTGTACAAAGCCACCGACAATATGAATTACTTCAAGTACATAATCAATAATTCTCATGAATTTGGTGGCACTGGATGGGCCATTACTGAATTCAGCTGGGATGTTAAGTACGCTGGTATTCAAATTCTTGCTTCCAAG TTGTTGATGGATGGAATTCATGAAGATCGTCATACTCAAAACATTCTTGAGCAATATCGTTCCAAAGCCGAGCACTATCTATGCTCGTGTCTTGGTAGAAACAATGACAGCAATGTGGAGGTAACACCAGGGGGGCTTTTATTCATCCGAAAATGGAACAACATGCAATATGTATCGACTTCGGCTTTCCTTCTTACCGTATACTCTGATTATCTTAAAAACGCAACTCAAAAGCTCAACTGCAACGGAGAAATGGTAAAACACCAAGATTTGTTTGCATTTGCAAAATCTCAAGTCGATTACATATTGGGTTCTAATCCAATGGGTATGAGTTACTTAGTCGGGTTTGGACCCAGATACCCTAGAAGAGTGCACCATAGAGCTGCATCCATCGTTGCATATAAAAGAAGCAAAGGGTTCATTGGTTGTACACAAGGGTATGACTATTGGTACAGTAGAAATGAACCAAACCCAAATGAAGTAATCGGGGCTCTTGTCGGTGGACCGGATAGCCACGACAATTTCAACGACCATCGCGGAAATTACATGCAAACTGAAGCATGTACGTATAATACTGCTCCATTGGTTGGAATTTTTGCTAAACTACACCAACTACATGAGGGCAAAAATACATCTCAATATTCATCTTTTGCTTCCTCTTAG